From Bdellovibrio sp. KM01:
TAAAATGGAAGTCAGCCTCGGCGCGCATATTCAATGGGTCGGAGACGGCGGAGGGAACGACGATGCTTTGCAATTGCTCAGGATTTGTTTTCTCTTTTGTTGCCTGACTTGCGCAGGCTGAGAGGGCTAGCAAAAGGCCAATACTTGTCGTTGTCTTTAGAAGCATCGAGTTCTCCTTGTCAGTCTGCATTGTAGAGAACTTTGCCAAGTTTTAATGAAATACTTGATGAATCCTAAAAGGACTCGTCCTTGATCTTAATTTCTTCAGGTCTTAGATGGAGTTCAAATCCTTTGCTGTCATGTGTTTGGGAGATTTGTTCAGATTTACTTTCACAAAGCTGAGAATACTTTGTTTGCAATTTGATGGCCTTGAGAGATTCTAAATACATGAGCAAGTGGCACGTTCGCGTTTGGACTTATTTTCTCTGCGTCATTTGCGCACACGGGACGGCCCAAGCTGCTTTTCAGTTACGAGACGTCGATGTGCAAAAAATGGCGAACTCCGTTGTCGCCCTGATGTCTTACTCGGCTATTCCTGATCTTGCTTCCAGTTCACTTTCGATTAATAACGCGCAAACTGGAAATCCCTCGATTGCGATGACTCAATTTGGTGGGGGATTTACGATTAGCAAATCCACACCTGTCTATCTCGAAGGCGCCGCTGCTTACAGCCGCTATGATCCCAAATTTATTGCCAGTGATGGAGCTCAAGAAAGATCGGTGCCTTTAAAGTGGAATGCAGGCACGGTGCAAGGTGGAGTGGGGTGGGATTTTGAAATCTACCGTCGCTGGGTGATCCGGCCTATTTTCAATTTCTCATTCAGCATGCTCTTTAGTGATACTGAAATCGGTGCCGCTCTTATAGCAGATTACAAGGATTTGGAAAATATTGATTTCCTGGATAACGGCAATATCAGTATCGGTGGATTGGGCAGCGCTTTGATGCTGGCTTATGAGTTTCATGACGACGTGATCGGAACAGATGTGGACTTGCAGTTGCGCTATTCCTTCATACATTTGCAAAGCATGGGCGGCAGTCGTTCCATCAGTGGCTATTCGGATTCAAGCACCGCGAATGTGTATTACCGATTCCGTGCGCCGATGGGGGATTTGCGAGCGTTGGGGGAGCCGTTTCGTTACGTGCTGGAGGGCTCGGCCTCCCAATACTTTGGTGATCAGGTGGGTGTTTTGGGATTTCATTATCTGGCGACAGCAGGCTTAGGAATTGAATTGGACTCATCGGACTATAACGTATGGGTCACACGCACCCGTCTTGTGGGACGCTACATGTTTGGGGATAACGTCAGTGGTTACTCTGTCGGTCTGGCTTGTTCTTTCTAATGTATCGTTGCACGGCCTTACCAATATTCTTTTGAATCGTCCACACAGAGCTAAAATGGCCTAAGGAGGACCCTATGGCTCAAAAGAATTCAATCAAGATACTATCCGTTTTAATTCTGAGTATGTTTGTCAGTTCGGCCCATGCGGGACGGCAGACGAAGGCACCACAGACGCCCCAAGAGGAGCTGATGGCCCTGAAGGAAGGCAATGAGAGATTTATGAGTGGCGAAAAAGCCGGGCACGATTTTCACTATCAAATAAATAAAACCAAAGACGGTCAGAAGCCCTATGCGGTGATCTTAAGCTGTCTTGATTCACGGGTGCCGCCGGAAATTGTTTTTGACCAAGGTATCGGTGAACTGTTTGTGGCTCGTGTCGCGGGAAATGTTGAAAACGATGATATTCTTGGCAGCATGGAGTTTGGTACCGCGGTGATGGGTGCAAAACTCGTGGTGGTGATGGGACATACCAAATGCGGCGCGATCAAGGGAGCCTGTCAGAATGTGAAGCTGGGTCATTTGACGGGAGTGCTGGATAAAATTCAACCAGCCGTGGCTCAAGTTAAAAAGTCTAATCCCAAATTCAATACTGAATCCTATGATGACCTTGATCATGTTTCGCAGGCGCACGTGATGCTGACTGTAGAAGAAATCAGAAAGAAAAGTAAAATCATTCGTGATCTGGAAGCTCAGAATAAAATTCGCCTGGTGGGAGCCATGTATGACATCTCTACTGGTAAAGTGACTTTCTTGGACGATGTGGCCTCTAAATCCGGAGTCGCTAAAAATTGGTAAACTGTTTTATCAGGCCCTGTCACCAGAAGTTATTGATGGGGCCATTGAGTTTCTGTTTTTAAATGAATCTCTTTTAAAACGGGTCCGGTCTTCATGGTAAATCCAATGGAATAACTTCCTTTTTCGGAAGTGGCGACGTTGGCCAGCTCTTCGATGATGCTTTGAATGTCAGGCCGTGTTTCGCCAATTCGGACTTGAGTTTTGCCGTCAAGCTCCCAACAAAATCGAATCAGCATGGCTTCTTCCAAAATCTTATCGGGGTTGATTCTGTGAGGGAAACCTTTTTGATCCATACGTTCATGACTTTGCAGAATCATCATTTTCATAGGTTCACTTAATGGAATTTTACGGGCCAGGCACTGATTCAAGCTATAGATGGGATGCTTTTGGTATTCCATAAGTTCTTCGCCGTGCATGGCTTCGATTTCATGGTTACGTAATTTTGCAGATGTTGAAGGCGAGAGTTCAAGATAACCAATATCAGAAAGAAGGGCTGCGATCATTACTTCTAAGGGCGTTCCAATCTTAGCTTCCTGGCTCAGCACCGCGGCATAGGCGGCGATAGCGGGAGCTCGTTCCAAAGACCCGAAGTCACCCACGGAGGAACTGTTGATTACATCAAAAGGATTTTTGACTTCGCCTAAAGAAGTGAGGAGTGATTTAGCAAAACTCTCGCATGTTCCATAGAGCTCTTTTCCCAAGGCAAACGATGCTGCTGAACTTTGATCACTGATCATAAGGGCCAGAGCTAAAAAGGACTGACTCATTTGTAAAAATTGAAGACGGCAGCGGCGCAGGGCACTCGCCTCATCGTTTGAATTAAAACTGCGACTGTACTCCACCCAGTTCTTTAAATCCTGCCTTCGCAAATAAAGCTCACCCATTTCGGAAAACTTTTTTAAGAAGGTGGAATTGAGCTTGGTTGCAGGTTTGGCGACCTTTAGGAATTTCTTGTTTGCAGGCATCATGTAAAATAACGGAAAGGCGGTTTCCGTATCAGGCATCAAATCATAGACTTTGATGGGTATAAATGCGGAACGAATCACCTGAGTGGTTACGAACTCTAGTTTGCTGGTGGAATAGAATTCATTTTCCATCAGGACCAAAGATGCTCCAGATGTTTTTACGATGCGGGCGTCTTCTGGTTTAAGTTTAGAGTTCACCGCCGCGATTATATAACTTTCAGCAGCCACCTGACAGGCGACTTGCACCATTCCGGCAGCTTCATTGGGTTTTTCAATTTTTGAACAATCCAATAAAATACAAGTGATGGATTTATAGGATTCGGTTTTTTCAAAGAAGGTGTCAGGACTATCGAAGCTTTCAAATTCAAACGAGAAAAGCTGCGCAAGCTCTGTGGCTCTTTTGGTGAATCTTGGATCTTGAGAGACCGCTGCTAAGTCGAGACTTCTCATTGTGAAGCCTCCCTCTGCTATAAGGGTCACTCTAACTTAAAGTCATTTCAATATGTCATTAGAAAGCGTCGGTATCGGCGTCCCAGTCGGCTGTTAGTCCAACTACGGCGACTTCTTTGGAGTAGGGATTCAGTTCAGAATCCTTCATAGCATTAGCAAAGTACTTTTGTGCTAAACGTACGTGTTGGCTGTAATAAAGGGGTACGAGTTCTTTCCCGCAGTTATCACAATCAATTAGCAACTCGTCTTCTTGTTTATGAGTCGTGCCGCAATGTTGGCAACGACGATAGTGTGTTTTTTGGCTCATGAACGTACCTACCTCTAAGTATGATACATCTATGATAATGCGAGCAAAGCTGACTCACAATTGACAGTCTCATTTAAAGCTAGCTAAATCGCTCAAGATTTCTTAAGAAGTGAGTTCCGAGAAATTCTTATGTGGTCATATTGGTGACCATCTCATATCTATTTTTAACTTTTCGTCGCTTATGGAGTGATCCCGACACATTATCAATTACTAATGAATCGGGACCTTTTACGATTGTTCTATTTTGAGAGAACCAGTGTCGTCACACTCATAGCTGGCATAGTGTAGTAAACATCAGAGCCCGAGACGGCGATGCTGCCTAATGATTTCGGCGTGGGGCTCCCGTCAGCAATCTGGTATGCGGCTCCTTGGGTATAACCACTACTGTTGGCAATGGCGATTTTAGTGGAAAGGGCCGTGGACGTTTTGTTTAAGATAACCAGATAAATCTTAGAAGAATCCTTCGAGGATTGCATCGCATACACAGACGTTTTTTCGTTATTCGTTGAAACAGCGCGAACCGAAATATCACCCACGCGGCCACCAGCGCCATCGTAATTCACGAAAAGCTTCATTGCGCCATATATGTAAGGGGAGTCTTCCCGGTCCCAATGAGTCGCAAAGAACACGTCCTCGCGACCAAAGATTCCCAAAACATCGGCTTCGGCGATACCCCCAGAAATTGTTTGGCCGCCGCCGTGATTGTATTCCGAGAACGAAATTTTAGTTCCTGGATAATACTTATTAATTCGATCTTTCAAGCGTGGGATCCATTGGATAGGTGCATTTAAATAGTCATCCGCAATCCAGCTGGTTTCTTTATAAGTCGGGTCCCACAAAGAGCGAGGCGCTTGCAAGCGAGCCGCAATCACCGCTGGTGTTTGCGGAGCTGTCTCGTCAAGCACGCGATAACCATCACCACGGGCTTCAGATCCCCAGTGCATGTCTATCACATCCACCAGACGCTTGCCGTATGATTTTTCAGCGGCCGCCATTTGTTGCAAGAACCACGACATGTATTCACCATTCGAGCGGTCCGGAGCATCCTGCAAGCTCATCATTTCATTAAAGCCGTATGCCACTGCACCAAACACCATAGAATCTGGCGCTTGCTCTTTGATCATACTCGCAAAGCGAATGGTTTTTTCTTTCATTTCCGCATAGGTCGTTTTTGCAGGATGGATCAAAGGGTGAGTCGATTTCCAAATGCCGGGTTCATTGTCCAAGCTATAGAAAATCTTGCGACCCGAAGACAAATCTGTTTTGAAAGTATCCTGGAAAAATTTAAGAGCTTCGTCTTGATAAACGTAATTGTCGGACAGGCTCGCAACGGCAGAGCTCACGCTGCTTGGTTTACGGTCCAAATTTTGACGGAAGCGGGTGTTCGTCGCACTAGCCGCCTGTGAGATCGTACCGTTTTTGTCGGCAGCGATGTAATCTACAATTGGAATTGTCACAAGTGGTGTCGCTTCGTATGAGTAAGCTAATTTGACACCCAGGCGAACGGCCTCTCCTGCAACCTCGCTGCGACTGCCGCAATTTACGAGGTCGCAAACACGGTTACCGCTTGTATTGTTATAGTCGGTACCACTATTCGTGGCGTTGTTTTCCCAGTTATAAGTCGTCCAGCGATTTCCGCCCATACGGAAAGATCCAATACCCTTCATCATGCTGGTCTCATAGTTCGTACCATAGATATAAGGCGAGATCGCATGACGATCCAAATTCACGTCAACATTGAATGTGACATCTGTCGCAGAAGGTGTGGGTGAAGGAGAAGGCGATGGCGATGGCGTCACCGTTGGCGACGGGTTCACTGTTGGTGATGGTGACACTGTCGGAGAAGGCGAAACTGTAGGTCTTGGTTTTGGACGGCGTTTGCCGCCGGCGAGATTGCTTTGAATTTCCAGATCACCACTGGTGGCCTGTGAAGAAAGGTCTGCCTGAGAGCAGTTTTGGAATAGCAGCATCATTAAAAGCGCAGATAGAACCGTCGCGATCTTTTTACGCTTACGCCAAAGTGTTTTCATATATCCCCCATCAACAATGATGCTAGCATTCTTGTTTTCAAGCACTGAATCCTAGGGAAACGGCTCACTTTTGTTCAAATTTCATTCGCGAAATCTGAACGAGCGGGCGGAATCGTCAAACTTTTTTTCGTCTGAATAATCGTCAAACAGTGATGAATTGCCAATGTGTCATAAAGCTGGACCTGTTCCCCGGAGAGTGATGAGATAGAATGATGGAAGGGGGTCGTATGGTGAAAATTCTTGGACTGATCTTAACAACGCTTATGTTTGCGGGCTCTTTATCGGCTAAAGAAGGCGACTATAAAAAACCCTCGGATGCTGAGTTAAAGAAAAGGCTGACTCCCATGCAGTATCAGTGCACGCAACAAGCTGCGACCGAAAGACCGTTTAATAATGCCTATTGGGATAATAAAAAAGAAGGGATCTATGTCGATATCGTCAGTGGTGAACCTCTTTTTAGTTCGACAGATAAGTATGATTCGGGCACCGGTTGGCCCAGCTTCACCAAAGCCATTGATGATAATGCGGTGGTGACTAAGCCCGATCATGAAATGTCTGTGGAAAGAACAGAGCTTCGTTCCAAAGGCGCAGACTCTCACTTAGGACATCTATTTGACGACGGCCCTGCGGATAAAGGCGGCAAACGCTATTGCATTAATTCTGCCGCCCTAAAATTTATCCCGAAAGAGGAAATGGAAGCTAAAGGATATGGCCGCTATCTAAAACTCTTTCCTAAAAAGTCCAAATAGATCAAAAAAACGTCAGTGAACTTTTGCTGTCTTTGTGGCAACACTGGTGAGAGTCGCTGACGTGCTTGCCTCAATCAATTTCACATCGAAATGTTTTTCCACCAAAATTTGTCGCAACTCTGCTTCGGAATAGAAGTGTGTTGTACCGGCACTGGTTGTCACTTCGCCGGCCCCCAGGGGAAGACTTAAAAATAAGGCTCCTTCTTCCGGCAGCATCAAGTGAATCAGTTCCAGATTGTGTTCTAATTGATCCTCGGGCATGTGTTCAAAGGCGGCTCCGCCCCAAATTCCTTGCAGGTTTTTTGGGACTTTGAGGGATGCGAGGTTTTTGACTGTGCCCTCGATCATTTCAATGCCTTCTTGTTTCCACTTTTTAACAAGGTCCGCATTTTCTTCGATGCAAACGACATTGAATCCATTCGTCTTAAATTTGCTTAAAAGCTCGGTTGCACCAGCTCCCAGAATCAATACTGTCGAGGCCGGTTCAAGTAGCGATAAAAATGTGGTCACGCTGTTTAGATACTCCGGCGGAATGATCGCGTTACTTACGAGTTCCATAGGTCCTCCGGCACCAGACGAACTTTTCCGTGATAGTTGCTTTCATATTTGATTTTTCTTTTCGGAAGTTCGATGGGCTTTTCTTTAATGTTTTTATAATCAATCTGACTCAGAATATGTTTGATGATATTCAGCCGAACGCTTTTTTTGTCCTCGGAAATCGCAAAATACCAAGGGGCCCAGGTGGAGTTGGTCTTTTTAAACATTTCATCGCGGGCTTTGGTATAATCATCCCACCGATCATAGGATTTCAAATCCATTTCGGAAAGCTTCCAGGTTTTTCGGCCGTCTTTAATTCGGTCCTTTAAACGGCGCTCTTGTTCCTTGGGGCTTACCTCCAACCAGTATTTCAGTAAAATGATCCCCGAATCCACCATGGTTTTTTCTAGTAGGGGAGCATTCTGTAAAAACACTTCCACTTGTTCCTCGGGGCACCAACCCATGACTCGTTCCACGCCGGCGCGGTTGTACCAGCTTCGGTCAAAGATCACGATCTCGCCAGCCGCCGGGAAGTGCGGAACATAGCGCTGCAGGTACATCTGACTTTTTTCCCTCTCCGTCGGAGCGGGCAGGGCAACGACGCGAAAGACTCGCGGGTTGACTCTCTCCGTAAGAGCTTTAATGGTACCTCCCTTTCCTGCGCCATCGCGGCCTTCAAAGACGATGCAGATCCGGAGGCCCTTGTGCACCACCCAACGTTGCAGTTTTACAAGCTCGACGTGTAATTTCCTAATTTCGGCCTTAAAGACTTTAGAGGTGAGAGGTTCTGAAGGGTGTTTGTTCAGAGCGGTCACATTTCGTTTTTTAGTCATTTACTTCTCCGAAGGTCAGTATTTTTAAGTTTAGGAATGATCCCGTTTGATGAAAACAAGGGAAGACCTTTTCTGCCAAGAATCGTCACTCGTCTGAAACTTACACTGGACTCCGCCTGTGAAGAGACACTTGATTTGAGTTCAGTCCGGTATGAAACTCGCATTTTTCCGAAGAAACTCTTCAGGAGAAATTCCAGTGTCTAATAATCATTCAGCACGTTTGTTGATTGGTGCCGCGCTTGTGGCCGGGGCAAGCCTTCTCGGCAACCCAGCCCGGGCGGCTCGCCGCTCTTGCATTGAAAGCCAGGCATTGGATAAAGTTTTGACGAATTTCATGTTTGTCCAAAATGATGACGAGCAAACGCCAATAAAGCGTTATTCCGCAAAAGATGCCTGTGATACGCGTGACTTTCGTGGTGTTGTCGATGCGATTCTTTTCATGAAGAATCTGCCTGCCTTTAAAAGTATTCCTGAAAAATTCAAAACTGTCCTCAGTGAACAAGGCCCCACAAGATTTTTGAAAACGCGAATTGAAAATATCGTTCTCGAGACCGAAAACAATCAAGTCTGTGCGGGTGGGGCTGGGGCCTATGTTAATCAAAGTGAACATGATACTAAAATTATGCACGTGTGCCCGGTGCTGGTTTCGGATCGATCGACACCTTTGATGGCGGCGGCTGGTCTTTTACATGAAGCTCGTCATATTGATGGATTTGAACATGTGGACTGTGACCACGGCGAATTTTTGGGCACGGCCTATCCCGCTTGCGACACCACCTTCGAAGAGCAGGGGTCCTATGGAATCGGTACGGCCTTTCATTTGTATGTCTATCTTGGCACTAAGAACGAGGCCCTACGAGATGAGGCTCGCGCCAATGTGGCGATCGAGTTGGTTAGACGCTTTAATAAGGCTCCGCTTGGAATCAAACAAGGTGCCCTGATTCAGTCGAATGATAATAAAATTTCATTTTATGATGGGACAAAAGTTTCCTTGCTGGTGGAGTTGCGCTTAGACGTCGCAGCTTCCACGGTGAAAAGGGGATTTCCCTATTTTTTCTTTAAAAATGGGCAAGTTGCGAAATACGATTTCACTTCCGACTGGCCGATGGTGGAAGGTCCCTTAGTGGATACCTATAATAAACTGAGTGAAGACGAAATAGCCGACGTTCGTGATATCACCGTGGGCTCGGTCTATTGTATTTTGCTTTCCAAAAGAGTCACCTGCTATGAAAAGGGTGGCATGTTTGGATTTAGGTTGTATCAAGTGAATCCCGTGAATTTTTATCTAAGGCCCGAGTGGGGGCCTGACTGGATCGCTGTTCGTGGCAGTGATGGAAAGATCAGTCGCTTGCCGGATGACCCATCGGAGTTTGCAAATACCAGTGAGGCAGATTTGGAAACCATTGAAAATCCTTATCCTGCTGTCAGTTCCTTCGCAAAGCTTGCAGGGAAGGTTGTAGGAGTCTCTCCGAAGGGCAACATCGTGGAATCCACGGACGGGACCAACTGGAGTCAAGTGAAACCGTACACTGGATTTAAGTTCAAAAAACTTTATCCATTCTATTGGTCAAAAAAACTGGAAGATTTATAGACTAAAAAAGCGCAGTCAGAAAACTGCGCTTTTTAGTTTTAGGCGGCCTTGTTCGATCCCGCTGAATCCTTCATCGAGCTTACCAGCTCTGTCAAAATCTGAGCATCTGACAAAAGCTGCGCGGAAGTTTCATTTAGGTTTTGGGCATAACCAGTGTTCTGTGCAGTCAGTGCTTCCACAGAATGAATCGTCTGAGTTACATTGCCGAGCTCTTGACCTTGGGCCACGCTGGAAGTCGCGATCTCTTTATTCAAAGTTTGCACTCGCTCAATGGAACTTAGGATTTCGCTTAAAGACTTATTGCTAAGGTCCGCGCTCTTTTCTCCGGCCTTAATCGTATCGACATTTCCTTTAACCAAAATCGAAATATCTTTGGCAGAGCTGGAACAACGTTGTGCCAGTGTACGCACTGCTTCTGCAACCACGCCGAAACCACGACCGTGCTCGCCAGCACGTGCCGCTTCTACGGAAGCATTCAAAGCCAGTAAGTTTGTTTGAAAAGCAATGTCTTCAATTACCGTCACGATGTTATTAATCTCGTTGGCACTTGAAGAGATCTTTTTAATTGAGTCGATAAGTTCCCGGATGTGTTTTGCACCATCGGTCGCAACTTCACGAGAAGTCGTGGAAAGCGACTCAGCTTCCTTCGCAGATGTCGTATTTAATGTCACCTGTGACGTCAGGTCTTGAAGCATTTTCAGAGAGTTTTCCAGACCACGACTGACACTGCCAGCGGACTCATCCAATTTTTTACCGGTGTCTTCAATGGTCGTACAGCCTTCAAAGTTTTTTCCGGAAATATTGGTTAACTGGGCGATCGTTGTATCTTGCAAAGAAATGAAGGCGCCGTAACGGCGAGCAATCAACATCAACGGAATTGCTTCCAGAATCACGAAAGTCGCATGCAAAAGCACGATGCCGAAGCCGGCTTCGTAATTAAAGACACTCTTAGGCAACCACATAAAGAAGGCCAAATGGTGAACTGCAATTGTTGCTGCCGCTGTTAGAATCGCACTCATCATACCAAAACTTAAACAGAAGGCCAGGGCGACAAATACGTGAAAGTGCATTTCAATCATGCCATTACCCAGATGGATCAACATTCCCGAAAAACACATGATCGTCATCGCCAGCAAATTTGGCAGAAGGGCAGAGGCATTACCCATTAAGTAAAGCGCCGTCGGCACAGATAAAATAAAAAGACTGCCACCCCAAGCAAGCCACTGACTGTGTCCATTGGTTGCAGCTAAGTACGAAAACACCGGAAGGTGCAAGTACAAGCTTATTAAAAACATCCATGAGCGACTGCGGGTAAATGATTGTCTAAAGTTCATCTTTAACCTGACCTGTGTATTTCATCGAAAAAGGATCAACAATTTTTTGAAGTTTACGGCTGACAGCGCATCCAAAAATTGGAAAGTTTGCAACGGTTCCCGTGCCTTGCAAACTGCGCAGAATTTCCAAGTCCCTGATGGGGCTGCCATCTTGAACTGATTTTTCGGAGTAACCACCGGCATAGACGGTGTCTCCTTTGGGAGTCGTAATTAATAAGAAGGGCACTCCCAATTTAGAAATGTCTTCTTTTAAATCATCGGGTTCCAGCGTACGGGTTTTAAAACCTTTTTGATGCAGCTCCGTGATTTGCGGAGGATGACCGATCACCAGAATTTCTTCGTTCACGTCTTTTTCGGGTCCACGCGCTACCAAATATTCCACAACTTTTGCGGAGCATTTGCAGGACTCACTTACGACGTGAGTCAGTGTCCACTGGCCGCCCTGACTCTGGGCCAAGGACGGGAGCGCAGAGAAGCTCATCAAGTGCCAGCCATAAAACTGCGACACCATGAAGAGGCTTCCTGTAGCCCAGAACATTAAAATGGAGGTCAAAAAAAACTTTTTGATCATTAAGGAGTGCTTCGGGTTTTCTTCACCATATTTTGATAAGTGCGAGGTCACGTTTTCATGAATTCTCAGCGAATTAGACAATGATCCTGCCGCGAAAGACCGGAAAACTGCGATAATAAGATAGCAATTCATTTATTAAAGGAGTTTTTATGCAAATCTCCCAACAGAAAAGCAACTCTCCCTCAGTTCATAAGCATTCCACCCCACAATCCAGACTCTTGATGCTGGATCGTGCGTTTGATGTTCCCGTCGCAGAACTATTTAAGGCTTTTAGCACCTCTGAAGCTTTAAAAGCCTGGTGGTGGCCTCAAGGCTTGTATGCAGATCGTGTTGATATTGATTTCCGCGTCGGCGGCCGGGTTTTCATTAACATGAAAGGGTACGAGAAAGGCGGCGGAGGAATGACCAGCACCTACGAAGAAATCGTCGAAAACAAACGCATCGTTATGACGGACCAGTTCGCAGATGAAACTGGGAAAGCCATTACTCCTCAAGAAGCGCAAATGCCGGGGGAATGGCCAGAAATGGGTTACATCACGCTGGAATTTTTAGCGGAAGGCGCAGATGACAGTCGCTTGGCCCTTTATCAAGAAGGTATGCCAAACGAACTACAAGAGGACTGCGTGCAGGGCTGGATGCAATCCTTCGATAAGCTCGAAAAATTCCTGCACGAGAAAAAACATTAGTGAAGGTTGCAGTATAAATCTGCAGTGGACTTACCGCCCTCGGCATCAGTCAGAACCAATTTGCTGTTGCCGTAGGATTGGTTCACCACCAGATAAAACTCATGATCAGCGCTTTCATAAGCCGTGTATCCATTGGCGTAAACGGAATGAACTTCTTTATCAGATTCGATGCGGTTGCCGCGACTGTCTGTGATGATGGTGTGCGCTGTTCGGGTGCCATCGTCAGTAATTGAAACTTGTAACCTTTTACTGCCATTTTGTGGGGAGCAGGTCACAAGAGTCGTGTCGGCGAAGGCGGGCAAAGTCATAGATACCAAAGCGATGGATAATAGGAATTTCATAAATTCTCCCGAAGAAGTTTCTGGATTTGCAGACGGGTATAGCAAAAACTCCGTCTTTTGTGAATGTCTTGAGCTTTAATAATCCGTAATGCATAACTTTTCAAAGTGATGATGCGGGCTGCATATCATCGGCTGGAACATAATGCGGCATCGTGCCTATATATAGAATTCAGGGGCTAGACTTGAATTATTTGAATGTGGAGCTTTGAAACACGACCTTGTACTTAAATTTTCTCCTTTTCTTGAGTCTGAATGCCATCGATTACAAAATGACGACTCAAGCAACTAAGGAGAAACACCATGCAAAAATATATCGTGGGCCTTTCAGCGGCTCTATTGGTTACAGGTTGTGTAACAAAATCTAAATACACAGCAGACATCAACGCGCGCGATGGCGCTTTGGCTCAAGAAAAAGCTGCGGTGACAGCTTTAACAACAGAAAAGCAACAACTGACAGGCGAAAAGCAACAGCTTGAACAAAAATTGATCGTGGTCACAAAAGACCGTGGTCAGTTGAAAACTTCTTTGGACGAAATGAAGCAGGCGATGGCTGAAATGAGAGCTCGCCAGGCTGAAGAAAGAAAACGTCTTAAAGAATTCGAAGACCTGACAAAGCGTTTCCAAAAGTTGGTCGACACAGGAAATATCTCGGTTAAAGTTATCGATGGCAAAATGGTTGTGAGCTTGGGCTCTGACGTTTTGTTCGGTTCTGGCTCTGCGAAACTTTCACCAGCAGGTTTGGAAGCGATCAAAGAAGTTACCAACCAACTTAAAACGATCCCAGGCAAGTCTTACCAAGTTGAAGGTCACACAGACAACTTGAAAATCGCGACAGCCGTTTTCCCTTCTAACTGGGAATTGGCTTCGGCTCGTGCCTTGAACGTAACTCGTGCGATGATCGACGCGGGAATGCCTGCTGCGAACGTCAGTGCGGCAAGCTTCGGTGATACTCACCCGGTGCA
This genomic window contains:
- the msrB gene encoding peptide-methionine (R)-S-oxide reductase MsrB, yielding MVKILGLILTTLMFAGSLSAKEGDYKKPSDAELKKRLTPMQYQCTQQAATERPFNNAYWDNKKEGIYVDIVSGEPLFSSTDKYDSGTGWPSFTKAIDDNAVVTKPDHEMSVERTELRSKGADSHLGHLFDDGPADKGGKRYCINSAALKFIPKEEMEAKGYGRYLKLFPKKSK
- the ppk2 gene encoding polyphosphate kinase 2, encoding MTKKRNVTALNKHPSEPLTSKVFKAEIRKLHVELVKLQRWVVHKGLRICIVFEGRDGAGKGGTIKALTERVNPRVFRVVALPAPTEREKSQMYLQRYVPHFPAAGEIVIFDRSWYNRAGVERVMGWCPEEQVEVFLQNAPLLEKTMVDSGIILLKYWLEVSPKEQERRLKDRIKDGRKTWKLSEMDLKSYDRWDDYTKARDEMFKKTNSTWAPWYFAISEDKKSVRLNIIKHILSQIDYKNIKEKPIELPKRKIKYESNYHGKVRLVPEDLWNS
- a CDS encoding glycoside hydrolase family 44 protein, coding for MKTLWRKRKKIATVLSALLMMLLFQNCSQADLSSQATSGDLEIQSNLAGGKRRPKPRPTVSPSPTVSPSPTVNPSPTVTPSPSPSPSPTPSATDVTFNVDVNLDRHAISPYIYGTNYETSMMKGIGSFRMGGNRWTTYNWENNATNSGTDYNNTSGNRVCDLVNCGSRSEVAGEAVRLGVKLAYSYEATPLVTIPIVDYIAADKNGTISQAASATNTRFRQNLDRKPSSVSSAVASLSDNYVYQDEALKFFQDTFKTDLSSGRKIFYSLDNEPGIWKSTHPLIHPAKTTYAEMKEKTIRFASMIKEQAPDSMVFGAVAYGFNEMMSLQDAPDRSNGEYMSWFLQQMAAAEKSYGKRLVDVIDMHWGSEARGDGYRVLDETAPQTPAVIAARLQAPRSLWDPTYKETSWIADDYLNAPIQWIPRLKDRINKYYPGTKISFSEYNHGGGQTISGGIAEADVLGIFGREDVFFATHWDREDSPYIYGAMKLFVNYDGAGGRVGDISVRAVSTNNEKTSVYAMQSSKDSSKIYLVILNKTSTALSTKIAIANSSGYTQGAAYQIADGSPTPKSLGSIAVSGSDVYYTMPAMSVTTLVLSK
- a CDS encoding HD domain-containing phosphohydrolase codes for the protein MRSLDLAAVSQDPRFTKRATELAQLFSFEFESFDSPDTFFEKTESYKSITCILLDCSKIEKPNEAAGMVQVACQVAAESYIIAAVNSKLKPEDARIVKTSGASLVLMENEFYSTSKLEFVTTQVIRSAFIPIKVYDLMPDTETAFPLFYMMPANKKFLKVAKPATKLNSTFLKKFSEMGELYLRRQDLKNWVEYSRSFNSNDEASALRRCRLQFLQMSQSFLALALMISDQSSAASFALGKELYGTCESFAKSLLTSLGEVKNPFDVINSSSVGDFGSLERAPAIAAYAAVLSQEAKIGTPLEVMIAALLSDIGYLELSPSTSAKLRNHEIEAMHGEELMEYQKHPIYSLNQCLARKIPLSEPMKMMILQSHERMDQKGFPHRINPDKILEEAMLIRFCWELDGKTQVRIGETRPDIQSIIEELANVATSEKGSYSIGFTMKTGPVLKEIHLKTETQWPHQ
- a CDS encoding carbonic anhydrase family protein gives rise to the protein MAQKNSIKILSVLILSMFVSSAHAGRQTKAPQTPQEELMALKEGNERFMSGEKAGHDFHYQINKTKDGQKPYAVILSCLDSRVPPEIVFDQGIGELFVARVAGNVENDDILGSMEFGTAVMGAKLVVVMGHTKCGAIKGACQNVKLGHLTGVLDKIQPAVAQVKKSNPKFNTESYDDLDHVSQAHVMLTVEEIRKKSKIIRDLEAQNKIRLVGAMYDISTGKVTFLDDVASKSGVAKNW
- a CDS encoding autotransporter outer membrane beta-barrel domain-containing protein; this encodes MSKWHVRVWTYFLCVICAHGTAQAAFQLRDVDVQKMANSVVALMSYSAIPDLASSSLSINNAQTGNPSIAMTQFGGGFTISKSTPVYLEGAAAYSRYDPKFIASDGAQERSVPLKWNAGTVQGGVGWDFEIYRRWVIRPIFNFSFSMLFSDTEIGAALIADYKDLENIDFLDNGNISIGGLGSALMLAYEFHDDVIGTDVDLQLRYSFIHLQSMGGSRSISGYSDSSTANVYYRFRAPMGDLRALGEPFRYVLEGSASQYFGDQVGVLGFHYLATAGLGIELDSSDYNVWVTRTRLVGRYMFGDNVSGYSVGLACSF